The proteins below are encoded in one region of Amycolatopsis magusensis:
- the serA gene encoding phosphoglycerate dehydrogenase — MTTPGKPVVLIAEKLAPSVLSVFGDEVDVQHVDGTDRPALLEAVKGADALLVRSATKVDAEVLAATTRLKVVARAGVGLDNVEVPAATERGVLVVNAPTSNIVSAAEHAVALLLAVARRVPAADQSLRGGEWKRSSYSGVELNGKTIGVVGLGKIGQLFAQRLAAFGTTLIAYDPYVSAARAAQLGIELVSLDELLARADAFSIHLPKTPETKGLINAEALKKTKPGVIVVNAARGGLVDEDALADAIKEGHVGGAGVDVFVTEPTTSSPLFGLPNVVVTPHLGASTAEAQDRAGTDVARSVLLALRGDFVPDAVNVSAGGPVGEEVRPYLSLTQKLGTVLASLDPKAPATLTVHVRGELADEDVSILPLAAERGVFAGVVRDPVTFVNAPRLAEELGVRVELTKDSESPNHRSLVTVRAVHADGSTLSVSGALTGKDEVEKLVEVNGRSFDLRAEGNLLLLEYPDRPGIMGRVGTVLGEAGINIEAAQISQTTDRADAVMLLRVDRSVDQHVLEPIGTVVQASTIRAISFD; from the coding sequence GTGACCACACCCGGCAAGCCCGTCGTACTCATCGCGGAAAAGCTCGCGCCGTCCGTGCTGAGCGTGTTCGGCGATGAGGTGGATGTCCAGCATGTGGACGGTACCGACCGGCCGGCGCTGCTCGAGGCGGTGAAGGGGGCCGACGCGCTCCTGGTGCGCTCCGCCACCAAGGTCGACGCCGAGGTGCTGGCCGCCACCACGCGGCTCAAGGTGGTCGCGCGCGCCGGGGTGGGCCTGGACAACGTCGAGGTGCCCGCCGCCACCGAGCGCGGGGTGCTCGTGGTGAACGCGCCGACCTCGAACATCGTTTCGGCCGCGGAGCACGCGGTCGCGCTGCTGCTGGCCGTGGCCCGCCGGGTGCCCGCCGCCGACCAGAGCCTGCGCGGCGGCGAGTGGAAGCGCAGCTCCTACTCGGGTGTCGAGCTGAACGGCAAGACCATCGGCGTGGTCGGCCTCGGCAAGATCGGCCAGCTGTTCGCCCAGCGCCTCGCCGCCTTCGGCACCACGCTGATCGCCTACGACCCCTACGTCTCGGCCGCGCGGGCCGCGCAGCTCGGCATCGAGCTGGTCAGCCTGGACGAGCTGCTGGCGCGTGCCGACGCCTTCTCCATCCACCTGCCGAAGACCCCGGAGACCAAGGGCCTGATCAACGCCGAGGCGCTGAAGAAGACCAAGCCCGGCGTGATCGTGGTGAACGCCGCGCGCGGTGGCCTGGTCGACGAGGACGCGCTCGCCGACGCCATCAAGGAAGGCCACGTCGGCGGGGCGGGCGTGGACGTGTTCGTCACCGAGCCGACCACCTCCAGCCCGCTGTTCGGCCTGCCCAACGTCGTGGTCACCCCGCACCTGGGTGCCTCGACCGCCGAGGCGCAGGACCGCGCGGGCACCGACGTGGCCCGCTCGGTGCTGCTCGCGCTGCGCGGGGACTTCGTGCCGGACGCGGTGAACGTCTCGGCCGGTGGCCCGGTCGGCGAGGAGGTCCGCCCGTACCTCAGCCTGACCCAGAAGCTCGGCACGGTGCTGGCCTCGCTGGACCCGAAGGCGCCGGCCACGCTGACCGTGCACGTGCGCGGCGAGCTGGCCGACGAGGACGTCAGCATCCTTCCGCTGGCCGCCGAGCGCGGCGTGTTCGCCGGCGTGGTGCGCGACCCGGTCACTTTCGTCAACGCGCCGCGGCTGGCCGAGGAGCTCGGGGTCCGCGTCGAGCTGACCAAGGACTCGGAGAGCCCCAACCACCGCAGCCTGGTCACCGTGCGCGCGGTGCACGCCGACGGCAGCACGCTGTCCGTCTCGGGTGCGCTCACCGGCAAGGACGAGGTGGAGAAGCTGGTCGAGGTGAACGGCCGCTCGTTCGACCTGCGGGCCGAGGGCAACCTGCTGCTGCTGGAGTACCCGGACCGCCCGGGCATCATGGGCCGCGTCGGCACCGTGCTCGGTGAAGCGGGCATCAACATCGAGGCCGCGCAGATCAGCCAGACCACCGACCGCGCCGACGCCGTCATGCTGCTGCGCGTGGACCGCTCGGTGGACCAGCACGTGCTGGAGCCGATCGGCACCGTGGTGCAGGCGAGCACCATTCGCGCCATTTCGTTCGACTGA
- a CDS encoding TetR/AcrR family transcriptional regulator: MTTAKPLRADARRNYDRLLAEAGAAFVRHGVDASLEDVAKAAGVGIGTLYRHFATRTALLEALLRDRFDRQAELGRELLEHDKPGEALFRWFRELATVSTSFRGLIEAVAAALSDETSELYESCHAMREFGARLAARAREAGELREDVATEDMFLLVHGVAWASQHDPAGDESVPRLLDFVFSGLRPS; encoded by the coding sequence ATGACCACCGCGAAACCGTTGCGTGCCGACGCCCGCCGCAACTACGACCGGCTGCTCGCCGAGGCGGGCGCCGCCTTCGTACGCCACGGCGTCGACGCGTCGCTGGAGGACGTCGCGAAGGCCGCCGGAGTCGGCATCGGCACGCTCTACCGGCATTTCGCCACGCGCACGGCGTTGCTCGAAGCCCTGCTGCGCGACCGGTTCGACCGGCAGGCCGAACTCGGCCGCGAATTGCTCGAACACGACAAGCCTGGTGAAGCCCTGTTCCGCTGGTTCCGCGAACTCGCCACGGTGTCGACGAGTTTCCGCGGTCTCATCGAAGCGGTCGCGGCGGCGCTGAGCGACGAAACGTCCGAGTTGTACGAGTCGTGCCACGCCATGCGTGAATTCGGCGCGCGGCTGGCGGCGCGGGCGCGGGAGGCCGGTGAGCTCCGCGAAGACGTCGCAACCGAGGACATGTTCCTGCTGGTCCACGGGGTAGCGTGGGCTTCGCAGCACGATCCCGCCGGGGACGAGAGCGTGCCCAGGCTGCTCGACTTTGTTTTCTCCGGGTTGCGTCCCAGTTAA
- a CDS encoding TIGR03620 family F420-dependent LLM class oxidoreductase yields MSVGIWTFAFDAQPVGEVVEAAQEIEELGFDSIWFGEYAGREAFTQAGLLLAATSRLTVATGIARFGERTPHAAAAAWRTLAEAHPGRFVLGLGGHLPGDRPLERITEYLDGMDAAELTFPAGSSRRVLAALGPRMLRLAAERTDGAHPYFVPPEHTALAREALGPNGYLAVEQTVVLDPDPAEAREKAREFVRGYVELAAHHRANLRRLGFTDEDFTEVSDRLVTAIVAHGGEQAVHDRLRAQLDAGADHVCVQVLGDGLPRSRWRALAELV; encoded by the coding sequence ATGAGCGTGGGCATCTGGACCTTCGCCTTCGACGCACAGCCCGTCGGCGAGGTCGTCGAGGCGGCTCAGGAAATCGAGGAACTGGGGTTCGACTCGATCTGGTTCGGCGAGTACGCCGGGCGGGAAGCGTTCACCCAGGCCGGTTTGCTGCTCGCCGCCACCAGCAGGCTGACCGTGGCGACCGGCATCGCGCGCTTCGGCGAGCGCACGCCCCACGCCGCGGCCGCCGCGTGGCGCACCCTCGCCGAGGCCCACCCCGGCCGGTTCGTGCTGGGGCTCGGCGGGCACCTGCCCGGCGACCGTCCACTCGAGAGGATCACCGAATACCTCGACGGCATGGACGCCGCCGAACTGACCTTCCCGGCCGGTTCGTCCCGGCGCGTGCTGGCCGCACTCGGGCCGCGGATGCTTCGCCTGGCCGCCGAACGCACCGATGGCGCACATCCGTACTTCGTCCCGCCGGAACACACCGCGCTCGCCCGGGAAGCGTTGGGGCCCAACGGGTATTTGGCGGTCGAGCAGACCGTCGTACTCGATCCCGACCCGGCCGAGGCACGCGAGAAGGCTCGCGAATTCGTGCGCGGGTACGTCGAACTGGCCGCGCACCACCGCGCCAACCTCCGGCGCCTCGGCTTCACCGACGAGGACTTCACCGAGGTGAGCGACCGGCTGGTGACCGCGATCGTGGCCCACGGCGGGGAACAGGCGGTGCACGACCGGCTCCGCGCCCAGCTCGACGCGGGGGCCGACCACGTCTGCGTGCAGGTGCTCGGCGACGGCCTGCCGCGCTCGCGGTGGCGTGCGCTGGCGGAGCTGGTGTAG
- a CDS encoding ankyrin repeat domain-containing protein, with translation MLNAEQLRKRAKDLLRAHRAGDPDALERLRAAREPVKLADAQHVIAREQGFPSWPKLKSYVDRLTRFGPGLRHAFHPDPEYYTGRALGLLASAKDGTPAAVAAFTARGAPLTRAGARTVVAVEHGFDSWAALLRHVRELGDEPFTRAYRAIEAQDVPGLSAALERFPDLVHAQGTNGNDLLGMAAATHDERLVRVLLDAGSPVDHANAHGWTALHQAGYNGLPHLARLLLDAGARADLSARGDGGTPLVVALFWGHTATAEVLAAHAIAPRNLRVAAGLGRMELCGPEPGAHREFYRPHSGFPAWRPSNDPGEVRDEALSWAARNDQADAITALVSQGARLDADVYRGTALTWAAAGGRNRAVRRLLELGANPNQRGTFGGPDHGEGVTALHLAAQHGHTETIELLLAAGADRSLRDTHHDGDALSWATFGGHPPAAALLR, from the coding sequence ATGCTCAACGCCGAACAACTCCGCAAGCGCGCGAAGGACCTGCTGCGTGCCCATCGCGCGGGCGATCCCGATGCCCTTGAACGGCTCCGCGCCGCCCGCGAACCGGTGAAACTGGCGGATGCCCAGCACGTGATCGCCCGGGAACAGGGCTTTCCCAGCTGGCCGAAGTTGAAGTCCTATGTGGACAGACTGACCCGGTTCGGTCCCGGGCTGCGGCACGCCTTCCACCCGGATCCGGAGTACTACACCGGGCGGGCGCTCGGCCTGCTCGCGTCGGCGAAGGACGGCACCCCGGCCGCGGTGGCCGCCTTCACCGCTCGCGGCGCCCCGCTGACCAGGGCAGGTGCCCGCACGGTGGTCGCGGTCGAGCACGGCTTCGACAGCTGGGCGGCGCTGCTGCGGCACGTCCGCGAACTCGGCGACGAGCCGTTCACGCGGGCCTACCGGGCGATCGAAGCGCAGGACGTGCCGGGGCTTTCGGCCGCGCTGGAGCGTTTCCCCGACCTGGTCCACGCGCAGGGCACCAACGGCAACGACCTGCTCGGCATGGCCGCGGCCACCCACGACGAACGCCTGGTGCGGGTGTTGCTGGACGCCGGTTCCCCGGTCGACCACGCGAACGCGCACGGCTGGACCGCGCTGCACCAAGCCGGTTACAACGGCCTGCCGCACCTCGCGCGCCTGCTGCTCGACGCGGGCGCGCGGGCGGACCTGTCCGCGCGCGGGGACGGCGGCACTCCCCTGGTCGTGGCGCTGTTCTGGGGGCACACGGCGACCGCGGAAGTGCTGGCCGCGCATGCCATCGCCCCGCGCAACCTACGGGTGGCGGCCGGGCTGGGGCGGATGGAGTTGTGTGGCCCGGAGCCGGGTGCGCATCGGGAGTTCTACCGGCCGCACAGCGGTTTCCCGGCTTGGCGGCCCTCGAATGACCCGGGCGAGGTTCGGGACGAAGCACTCTCGTGGGCGGCGCGCAACGACCAGGCGGACGCCATCACCGCCCTCGTCTCCCAAGGCGCCCGACTCGACGCGGACGTCTACCGCGGCACCGCGCTGACGTGGGCCGCCGCGGGTGGGAGGAACCGGGCGGTGCGCCGCCTGCTCGAACTCGGCGCGAACCCGAACCAGCGCGGCACCTTCGGCGGACCGGACCACGGCGAAGGGGTCACCGCCCTGCACCTGGCCGCGCAACACGGGCACACCGAGACCATCGAACTCCTGCTAGCCGCCGGCGCCGACCGCTCCCTGCGAGACACCCACCACGACGGCGATGCCCTCAGCTGGGCCACCTTCGGGGGCCACCCACCCGCCGCCGCGCTACTCCGCTGA
- a CDS encoding DUF397 domain-containing protein: MDDKAHIRHQLDLSAAQWRQAGPEGEVAFVPHTDGVTYIALREAGGDKVLVFTPSEWTAFRAGVHDAEFDRPADL; this comes from the coding sequence ATGGACGACAAGGCGCATATCCGGCACCAGCTCGATCTCTCCGCCGCGCAGTGGCGGCAGGCCGGGCCGGAAGGTGAGGTGGCCTTCGTGCCGCACACCGACGGGGTCACCTACATCGCCCTGCGCGAAGCAGGCGGGGACAAGGTGCTCGTGTTCACCCCGTCGGAATGGACCGCCTTCCGCGCAGGCGTGCACGACGCCGAATTCGACCGCCCCGCAGACCTGTAG
- the ilvC gene encoding ketol-acid reductoisomerase gives MAVEIFYDDDADLSIIQGRKVAVIGYGSQGHAHALSLRDSGVDVRIGLPEGSKSRAKAEEQGLKVLTPAEASKEADLIMILAPDTKQRFIYTEDIEPNLKDGDAIFFGHGFNIRYELIKPPAGIDVAMVAPKGPGHLVRRQFVDGKGVPALIAVEQDATGGAEALALSYAAAIGGARAGVIKTTFTEETETDLFGEQAVLCGGASALVQTGFEVLTEAGYAPEIAYFEVLHELKLIVDLMYEGGIARQRYSVSDTAEYGDLTRGPRVITPAVKEEMKKILGEIQDGTFAREWVAEDEAGRPNFTKLEEQGAQHPIEETGKKLRDLMSWVDRPITETA, from the coding sequence ATGGCAGTGGAAATCTTCTACGACGACGACGCCGACCTCAGCATCATCCAGGGTCGCAAGGTCGCCGTGATCGGCTACGGCAGCCAGGGGCACGCGCACGCGCTGAGCCTGCGCGACTCCGGCGTCGACGTCCGCATCGGCCTGCCCGAGGGATCCAAGTCCCGGGCGAAGGCCGAGGAGCAGGGCCTGAAGGTGCTCACCCCGGCCGAGGCTTCGAAGGAAGCCGACCTGATCATGATCCTGGCGCCGGACACCAAGCAGCGCTTCATCTACACCGAGGACATCGAGCCGAACCTCAAGGACGGCGACGCGATCTTCTTCGGGCACGGCTTCAACATCCGCTACGAGCTGATCAAGCCGCCGGCCGGGATCGACGTGGCGATGGTCGCGCCGAAGGGCCCCGGGCACCTGGTGCGCCGCCAGTTCGTCGACGGCAAGGGCGTGCCCGCGCTGATCGCGGTGGAGCAGGACGCCACCGGTGGCGCCGAGGCACTCGCGCTGTCCTACGCGGCGGCCATCGGCGGGGCCCGCGCGGGCGTCATCAAGACCACCTTCACCGAGGAGACCGAGACCGACCTGTTCGGTGAGCAGGCGGTGCTCTGCGGTGGCGCGTCCGCGCTGGTGCAGACCGGTTTCGAGGTGCTCACCGAGGCGGGGTACGCCCCGGAGATCGCCTACTTCGAGGTGCTGCACGAGCTGAAGCTGATCGTGGACCTGATGTACGAAGGCGGCATCGCCCGCCAGCGCTACTCGGTCTCCGACACCGCCGAGTACGGCGACCTCACCCGTGGCCCGCGCGTGATCACGCCCGCGGTCAAGGAGGAGATGAAGAAGATCCTGGGCGAGATCCAGGACGGCACCTTCGCCCGCGAGTGGGTGGCCGAGGACGAGGCCGGGCGGCCGAACTTCACCAAGCTCGAGGAGCAGGGCGCCCAGCACCCGATCGAGGAGACCGGCAAGAAGCTGCGCGACCTGATGTCGTGGGTGGACCGGCCGATCACCGAAACCGCCTGA
- the ilvN gene encoding acetolactate synthase small subunit: MTNHTLSVLVENVPGVLARVSGLFSRRGFNIESLAVGPTENPEVSRMTIVVAVDELPLEQVTKQLNKLVNVIKIVELEPSTAVRRELLLVKVRADATVRSQVLETVQLFRAKVVDVSPESLTVEATGTSDKIGALLRMLEPYGVRELVQSGMVAVGRGPRSITATSTR; the protein is encoded by the coding sequence ATGACCAACCACACGCTGAGCGTTCTCGTGGAGAACGTGCCCGGTGTGCTCGCCCGGGTTTCCGGGTTGTTCTCCCGCCGGGGCTTCAACATCGAGTCCCTCGCCGTCGGACCCACGGAGAACCCGGAGGTGTCCAGGATGACGATCGTGGTGGCCGTCGACGAGTTACCGCTCGAACAGGTCACCAAGCAGCTCAACAAGCTGGTCAACGTCATCAAGATCGTGGAGCTCGAACCGTCCACCGCGGTCCGCCGCGAACTGCTGCTGGTCAAGGTCCGGGCCGACGCCACCGTGCGCAGCCAGGTGCTCGAGACCGTGCAGTTGTTCCGGGCCAAGGTGGTGGACGTCTCCCCGGAGTCGCTGACCGTCGAAGCCACCGGCACCAGCGACAAGATCGGTGCGCTGCTGCGCATGCTCGAGCCGTACGGCGTGCGGGAACTCGTGCAGTCGGGCATGGTCGCCGTCGGCCGCGGTCCGCGTTCCATCACCGCAACAAGCACTCGTTAA
- a CDS encoding acetolactate synthase large subunit, which produces MTSATSRSETNAGPPAAVPGHRPKPTPPAGTPVRVTGAQSLVRSLEAVGAEVVFGIPGGTILPAYDPLLDSTKVRHVLVRHEQGAGHAATGYAQATGKVGVCMATSGPGATNLVTPLADANMDSVPVVAITGQQSRALIGTDAFQEADICGITMPITKHNFLVTNPVDIPRVIAEAFHLASTGRPGPVLVDIPKDVLQETTSFSWPPEMRLPGYRPTLRPHGKQVREAAKLIARSRRPVLYVGGGVIKAQASKQLLELAETTGIPVVTTLMARGAFPDSHRQHLGMPGMHGSVAAVAAMQRADLMIALGARFDDRVTGQLSSFAPDATVVHADIDPAEISKNRKADVPIVGDCAEIINELIAAVRAENDKPDLSAWWTQIDSWRDTFPAGYEWPSDGTLSPQYVIERIGELVGPDAVYTAGVGQHQMWAAQFIKYEKPATWINSGGLGTMGFAVPAAMGAKFGVPDKQVWAIDGDGCFQMTNQELATCAIEGAPIKVAVINNGNLGMVRQWQNLFYSERYSNTDLGTHKHRIPDFTLLAEALGCAGLRCETKEEVDRVIQRAMEINDRPVVIDFVVGKDAQVWPMVAAGTGNDEIMAARGIRPLFDDDEVSQ; this is translated from the coding sequence ATGACTAGCGCCACCTCGCGATCGGAAACGAACGCCGGGCCGCCCGCCGCAGTGCCCGGGCACCGTCCGAAGCCCACCCCGCCGGCCGGCACCCCGGTCCGGGTGACCGGGGCCCAGTCCCTCGTGCGCTCGCTCGAGGCCGTCGGCGCGGAGGTGGTGTTCGGCATCCCCGGCGGGACCATCCTCCCGGCCTACGACCCGCTGCTCGACTCGACGAAGGTGCGCCACGTGCTGGTCCGGCACGAGCAGGGCGCCGGGCACGCGGCCACCGGGTACGCGCAGGCCACCGGCAAGGTCGGGGTGTGCATGGCCACCTCGGGCCCGGGTGCGACGAACCTGGTCACCCCGCTGGCGGACGCGAACATGGACTCGGTGCCGGTGGTCGCCATCACCGGGCAGCAGTCCCGCGCGCTGATCGGCACCGACGCCTTCCAGGAAGCCGACATCTGCGGCATCACCATGCCGATCACCAAGCACAACTTCCTGGTCACCAACCCGGTGGACATCCCGCGGGTGATCGCCGAGGCCTTCCACCTCGCGTCCACCGGCCGTCCCGGCCCGGTCCTGGTCGACATCCCCAAGGACGTGCTGCAGGAGACCACCTCCTTCAGCTGGCCGCCGGAGATGCGCCTGCCCGGCTACCGGCCCACGCTGCGCCCGCACGGCAAGCAGGTCCGCGAAGCCGCCAAGCTGATCGCGCGCTCGCGCCGCCCGGTGCTCTACGTCGGTGGCGGGGTGATCAAGGCCCAGGCGTCGAAGCAGTTGCTCGAGCTCGCCGAAACCACCGGCATCCCGGTGGTCACCACGCTGATGGCGCGCGGTGCCTTCCCGGACTCGCACCGCCAGCACCTGGGCATGCCGGGCATGCACGGTTCGGTCGCTGCGGTGGCCGCGATGCAGCGCGCGGACCTGATGATCGCGCTGGGTGCCCGCTTCGACGACCGCGTCACCGGTCAGCTGTCCTCGTTCGCGCCGGACGCCACCGTGGTGCACGCCGACATCGACCCGGCGGAGATCTCCAAGAACCGCAAGGCGGACGTGCCGATCGTCGGCGACTGCGCGGAGATCATCAACGAGCTCATCGCCGCCGTGCGCGCGGAGAACGACAAGCCCGACCTCAGCGCGTGGTGGACGCAGATCGACTCGTGGCGCGACACCTTCCCGGCCGGGTACGAGTGGCCAAGCGACGGCACGCTGTCGCCGCAGTACGTGATCGAGCGGATCGGCGAGCTCGTCGGCCCGGACGCGGTCTACACCGCGGGCGTCGGCCAGCACCAGATGTGGGCCGCGCAGTTCATCAAGTACGAGAAGCCAGCCACCTGGATCAACTCCGGCGGCCTCGGCACCATGGGCTTCGCCGTGCCCGCCGCGATGGGCGCGAAGTTCGGCGTGCCGGACAAGCAGGTCTGGGCCATCGACGGCGACGGCTGCTTCCAGATGACCAACCAGGAACTGGCCACCTGCGCCATCGAGGGCGCGCCGATCAAGGTCGCGGTGATCAACAACGGCAACCTCGGCATGGTCCGCCAGTGGCAGAACCTCTTCTACTCGGAGCGGTACTCGAACACCGATCTCGGTACGCACAAGCACCGCATCCCCGACTTCACCCTGCTCGCCGAGGCGCTCGGCTGCGCCGGCCTCCGCTGCGAGACCAAGGAGGAGGTCGACCGGGTGATCCAGCGCGCGATGGAGATCAACGACCGCCCGGTGGTGATCGACTTCGTGGTCGGCAAGGACGCGCAGGTGTGGCCGATGGTGGCCGCGGGCACCGGCAACGACGAGATCATGGCCGCGCGCGGCATCCGCCCGCTCTTCGACGACGACGAGGTTTCGCAATGA
- a CDS encoding PH domain-containing protein, whose amino-acid sequence MAEETPQDNAPSAAPSAPKAIFRVPATGILAVLFLAVCVTPVAFSLPGLQLLYLLPLGIGAWVVRTRTTADADGLTVRTLFGKRVLPWESLKGLSLTEKSKVVAVLGDDTKVALPAVRTRHLPVLSLVSGGRLADPSGQLAEEE is encoded by the coding sequence GTGGCCGAAGAAACACCGCAGGACAACGCCCCCTCCGCCGCGCCGAGTGCCCCGAAGGCGATCTTCCGGGTACCCGCCACGGGGATACTGGCCGTGCTCTTCCTCGCGGTCTGTGTGACCCCGGTCGCATTCTCCCTGCCCGGCCTGCAGCTGCTCTACCTCCTCCCGCTGGGCATCGGCGCCTGGGTGGTCCGCACGCGCACCACCGCGGACGCGGACGGGCTCACCGTGCGGACCCTGTTCGGCAAGCGCGTGCTGCCGTGGGAATCGCTCAAAGGCCTTTCCCTGACCGAGAAGTCGAAGGTGGTCGCGGTGCTCGGCGACGACACGAAGGTCGCGCTGCCCGCCGTGCGCACCCGGCACCTGCCGGTGCTCAGCCTGGTCAGCGGCGGACGGCTCGCGGACCCCAGCGGGCAGCTCGCCGAAGAGGAGTAA
- the ilvD gene encoding dihydroxy-acid dehydratase — translation MPPLRSRTTTHGRNAAGARSLWRATGMTDSDFGKPIVAIANSYTQFVPGHVHLKDLGEIVAEAVAEAGGVAREFHTIAVDDGIAMGHSGMLYSLPSREIIADSVEYMVNAHQADALVCISNCDKITPGMLNAAMRLNIPVVFVSGGPMEAGKAVVVGDVAHPSSDLITTISASANAAVDEQSLSEVERSACPTCGSCSGMFTANSMNCLTEALGLSLPGNGSTLATHAARRELFADAGRTVVELCKRWYGEDDETALPRTIANKKAFENAMALDMAMGGSTNTVLHVLAAAQEGEIDFTIDDIDAIGRRVPCLSKVAPNSDYHMEDVHRAGGIPAILGELWRGGLLNEDVTSVHTPTLAEWLSTWDIRAESPSERAVELYHAAPGGVRTTKAFSTSNRWSSLDTDAANGCIHDVEHAHTADGGLAILRGNLAENGAVIKSAGIDESLWRFQGPARVVESQEEAVSVILGKKIQAGEVLVVRYEGPAGGPGMQEMLHPTAFLKGSGLGKKCALITDGRFSGGSSGISVGHISPEAAAGGTIGLVQDGDEILLDVRERRLELLVDADVLAERRAKMEASERPWQPVDRQRPVTSALRAYARMATSADTGAVRDPNR, via the coding sequence GTGCCCCCACTGCGCTCCCGCACCACCACCCACGGCCGCAACGCCGCGGGTGCCCGGTCCCTGTGGCGTGCCACCGGGATGACCGACAGCGACTTCGGCAAGCCGATCGTCGCGATCGCCAACTCCTACACCCAGTTCGTGCCGGGGCACGTCCACCTCAAGGACCTCGGCGAGATCGTGGCCGAGGCCGTCGCCGAAGCCGGCGGGGTCGCCCGCGAGTTCCACACGATCGCGGTGGACGACGGCATCGCCATGGGCCACAGCGGCATGCTCTACTCGCTGCCGTCGCGCGAGATCATCGCCGACTCGGTGGAGTACATGGTCAACGCGCACCAGGCCGACGCGCTGGTGTGCATCTCCAACTGCGACAAGATCACCCCGGGCATGCTCAACGCCGCGATGCGGCTGAACATCCCGGTGGTCTTCGTCTCCGGCGGTCCGATGGAAGCCGGGAAGGCCGTGGTCGTCGGCGATGTGGCGCACCCCTCGTCGGACCTGATCACCACCATCTCCGCCTCGGCCAACGCGGCGGTGGACGAGCAGTCGCTGTCCGAGGTCGAGCGCTCGGCCTGTCCGACCTGCGGTTCCTGCTCGGGCATGTTCACCGCGAACTCGATGAACTGCCTCACCGAGGCGCTCGGGCTTTCCCTGCCGGGCAACGGTTCCACGCTGGCCACGCACGCGGCGCGCCGGGAGCTGTTCGCCGACGCGGGCCGCACCGTGGTCGAGCTGTGCAAGCGCTGGTACGGCGAGGACGACGAAACCGCCCTGCCGCGCACGATCGCCAACAAGAAGGCGTTCGAGAACGCGATGGCGCTGGACATGGCGATGGGCGGCTCGACGAACACCGTGCTGCACGTGCTCGCCGCCGCGCAGGAGGGCGAGATCGACTTCACCATCGACGACATCGACGCGATCGGGCGGCGCGTGCCGTGCCTGTCGAAGGTGGCGCCGAACTCCGACTACCACATGGAGGACGTGCACCGGGCCGGTGGCATCCCGGCCATCCTCGGCGAGCTGTGGCGCGGCGGGCTGCTCAACGAGGACGTCACCTCGGTGCACACGCCCACGCTGGCCGAGTGGCTGTCCACTTGGGACATCCGGGCCGAGTCGCCGTCCGAGCGCGCGGTGGAGCTGTACCACGCGGCACCGGGCGGGGTGCGCACCACGAAGGCGTTCTCCACCTCGAACCGCTGGTCCTCTTTGGACACCGACGCGGCGAACGGCTGCATCCACGACGTCGAGCACGCCCACACCGCCGACGGCGGGCTGGCCATCCTGCGCGGCAACCTCGCCGAGAACGGCGCGGTGATCAAGTCCGCGGGCATCGACGAGTCGCTGTGGCGCTTCCAGGGCCCGGCGCGGGTGGTGGAGAGCCAGGAGGAGGCCGTGTCGGTCATCCTCGGCAAGAAGATCCAGGCCGGTGAGGTGCTGGTGGTCCGCTACGAAGGACCGGCCGGTGGTCCCGGCATGCAGGAGATGCTGCACCCGACGGCGTTCCTGAAGGGTTCGGGACTCGGCAAGAAGTGCGCGCTGATCACCGACGGCCGGTTCTCGGGTGGTTCGTCGGGCATCTCGGTCGGGCACATCTCGCCGGAGGCCGCGGCGGGCGGCACGATCGGCCTGGTGCAGGACGGCGACGAGATCCTGCTGGACGTCCGGGAGCGACGGCTCGAGCTGCTGGTCGACGCCGACGTGCTGGCCGAGCGGCGGGCGAAGATGGAGGCGAGCGAACGGCCGTGGCAGCCGGTGGACCGGCAGCGGCCGGTGACCAGCGCCCTGCGTGCCTACGCCCGCATGGCCACCTCCGCCGACACCGGCGCCGTCCGCGACCCGAACCGCTGA